CATCATTAGAGGCCACAAAAAGCTCTGCAGCACCTCTTACAGAAACAGTAGCCGCCAAAAGCACTGCAGAGCTTACACCTACCACAGCATCAAGGGCCACTGAAAGCACTGCTGCTCCCATAACTGGTGCAGAAACTCCCAGAGGCAGCATAGCATCTGTAACATCAGCTATGACCACCACAAGCACTTTATTACCTACCAAAGCACAAGAGGTCACAAGAAGCACTGAAGTGCCTATTAGAAGTTCAAAGGCCACTGAAAGTGCTGCATCACCCACTACAGTAATAGAATCCACCACAAGTGGAGCAGAGaccaccacaagcacaaccacgCCTATCATTCGTCCAGAAACCAGCAGGTTCAGTGAGGCACTTTCcactgccaccatggccactacaAGAACTTCATCACCTACCACAGAACATGAGAAGACTAAAAGCTCTGTAGCACCTACTACAGGAGCAGCAACAATCATAACTGGAGCAGAGACAACCTCTGAAACTCCTATTACTGGAGCAGAAACCACCAGAGCTAGTCCTGCACCTACTACACCAGCAGAGACCACAAGAAGCACTTCAGCAGCTCTTACAGAATTAGTGACCACCATAAGCACTGTACAACTTACACGCAGCACAGAACTAGAGGCGTCCCAAAGCTCTGCTGCTCCGATAACTGGTGCAGGAACCACCAGAGGCAGTGTAGCATCTGTCACATCAGCTGCGACCACTGCAAACATTTTCTTACCTACCGCAGCACAAGAGGTCATAAGAAGTACTGTACCACCTATTACAGATACAAAGGCCACCAAAAGCACTGcatcacccacttcagtagcagaAACCACACCAAGTGGAGCTGAGACTACCACAATCACTGCCCCTCCTATCATTGTTGCAGAAACCAGCAGAGGCAGTGGAGCACTTATCACAGCAGCCAGGACTGCTACAAGCACTTCATCACCTACCACAGAATTAGAGGCTACTAAAAGCTCTGTAGCACCTACTACGGCAGCAGAAACCACCATAACTGGAGCAGAGACAACTACTGACACTTCTATTCCTGGAgtagaaaccaccagaaccagttatgtacctacCACAGGAGCCAAGGCCACTCTAAGCACTTCAGCTTCTTCCACAGTAGCAGGGGCCACAAAAAGCACTACATCAGCTATTACAGAATTAGTGGCCACCAAAAGCATTGTAGAACTTACAGATACCACAGCACTAGAGGAGTCCCTAAGCACTGCTACTTCTATAGCTGGTGCAGAAACCACCAGAGGCAGTGTAATATTTGTCTCATTGGCAGTGGCCACCACAAGCATTATGTTATCTACCAAAGCACAAGAGGTCACAAGAAGCACTGTAGCACCTATCACAGGTACAAAGACCACCAAAAGCCCTGCATCACCCACTACAATTGCAGAAACCACACCAAGTGGAGTGGATACCACTACAATCACTGCTATTCCTATCATTGGTGCAGAAACCAGTAGGGGCAGTGCAGCACTTAACACAGCAACCACGGCCGCTATAAAAACTTCAGCACCTACCACAGAACTAAAGGCCATTAGAAGCTCTGCAGCACCTACTACAGGAGCAGAAACCAGCATAATTGGAGCGGAGACAACTACTGCCACTTCTGTTCCTGGAGGGGAATCCACCAGAACCAGTTCTGCACCTACCACTGCAGCCAAGACCACTTCAATCAGTTCAGGAACTACCACAGCAACAGAAGCCACAAGAAGCGCTGCAGCAGCTATTACAGGAATGGTGGACACCAAAAGCCCTCTAGCGCTTACTACAGGAGCTGAAACCACAACAATCATAGCGGAGAACACCAAGAGCACTGAAGCTTCTATTAGTGCTTCAGAAAACACCAAGAGTAGTGCAACACCTATCGCTGTAGCTGAGACCACTGCAACCACCACAACACCTTTCCCATCATTAGAGGCCACAAGAAGCTCTGCAGCACCTCTTACAGAAATAGTAGCCACCAAAAGCACTGCAGAGCTTACACCTACCACAGCACCAAGGGCCACTGAAAGCATTGCTGCTCCCATAACTGGTGGAGAGACCCCCGGAGGCAGCATAGCATCTGTAACATCAGCTAAGACCACCACAAGCACTTTATTACCTACCAAAGCACAAGAGGTCACAAGAAGCACTGTAGCGCCTATTACAAGTTCAAAGGCCATTGAAAGTGCTGCAACAGAAACCACCACAAGTGGAGCAGAGACCACCACAAGCAGGACCACTCCTATCATTGGTGCAGAAACCACCTGGGGCAGTGAGGCACTTTCCACTCAAACCACAGCCACTACAAGCACTTCAGCACCTACCACAGAACATGAGAACACTAAAAGTTTTGTAGCACCTACTACGGTAGCAGAAACCACCATAACTGGAACAGAGACAACTACTGACACTTCTATTCCTGGAGTGGAAACCACCAGAACCAGTTCTGTACCTATCACAGGAGCCAAGACCACTTCAAGCACTTCAGCACTTACCACAGCAGCAGGGGCCACAAGAAGCACTGCATCGGCTATTACAGAATTAGTGGCCACAAAAAGCATTGTAGAACTTACAGATACCACAGCACTAGAGGTGTCCCTAATCACTGCTACTTCTATAGCTGGTGCAGAAACCACCAGAGGCAGTGTAACATTAGTCTCATCGGCAGAGGCCACCACAAGCATTATGGTACCTACCTCAGCACAAAAGGTCACAACAAGCACTGTTGCACCTAATACAGGTACAAAGACCACCAAAAGCACTTTATCACCCACTACAGGTGCAGAAACCACACCAAGTGGAGTTGAGACCACCACAATTACTGCTACTCCTATCATTGATGCAGAAACCACTAGGGGCAGTGCAGCACTTAACACAGCAACCACAACTGCTATAACCACTTCAGCACCTACCACAGAACTAGAGGCCACTAGAAGCTCTGCAGTACCTACTACAGGAGCAGGAACCACCATAATTGGAGCGGAGACAACTACTGCCACTTCTGTTTTTGGAGGGGAATCTACCAGGACCAGTTCTGCACCTACCATAGCAGCGAAGACCAGTTCAATCAGTTCAGGAACTTCCACAGCAGCAGAAGCCACAAGAAGCACTGCAGCAGCTATTACAGGAAtggtggccaccaaaagttctgtagCACTTACTACAGGAGCTAAAACCACAACAATCACAGCGGAGACTATCAAGCACACTGATGCATCTATTAGTGCTTCAGAAACCACCAAGAGTAGTGCAGGACCTATCACTGTAGCTGAGACCACTGCAAACACCTCAGCACCTTTCACAGCATTAAGGGCCCCCGGAAACCCCACATCACCTATTACAAAAATGGTGTCTAACAAAAGCACTGCAGAACTTACACCTACCACATCATTGGAGGCCGTCCAAAGCACTGCTGCTCCTATAACTGATGCAGAAAGCACTAGAGGCAGTGTAGCATCTGTCACATTAACTGAGATCATCACAAGCACTTTATTACCTACCACAGAACAAGCAGTCTCAAGAAGCACTGTAGCATCTGTTACAGATAAAAAGGCCACTGAAAGTCCTGcatcacccactacagtagcagaAACCACCACAACTGTAGTGGAGACCACCACAAGCACGACCACTCTTATCATTGGTGCACAAACCAGCTGGGACAGTGAGGCACTTTCCACAGCAACCACAATCACTACAATCACTTCAGTACCTGCAACAGAAGAGGGGGCCACTAAAGGCGATGTATCACCTACTACAGGAGCAAAAACAACCATAACTGGAGCAGAGACAACCAATATCACTCCTATTccaggagcagaaaccactagaagcaGTTCTGCACTTACCACAGCAGCCAAGACCACTTCAATCAGTTCAGGAACCACCACAGCAGCAGAGGCCACAGGAAGCACTGGAAGAAGTATTACAGGTATGGGGGCCACCAGAAGTCCTGCAGCACTTACTACAGGAGTTGAAACCACAACAACTACAGCAGAGATCACCAAGAGCACTGCCTCTCCTATTAGTGCTTTAGAAACCACCAAGGGCACTGTAGCACCTATCATAGTAACCACAAACCCCACAGGCACTTCAGCACCTACTACTGAGGTAGAGGTCATGAAAATCTCTAAAGCACCTACTACAGTAGTAGAAACCACCATAACTAGAGCAGAGACAACCACTACCACTCCTACTACTGCAGCGGAAAACACCATAACCAATTCTGCACCTACCACAGCAGCCAAGACCACTGCAAACACATCAGCACCTATCACAGCATTAGAGGCCACAAGAAGTCCCACAGCATCAATTACAGAAATAGTATCCACCAAAAGCACTGCAGAACATACACCTACCACAGCACCAAGGGCCACTGAAGGCACTGTTGCTCCTATAAATAGAGCAGAAACTCCCAAAGGCAGCATAGCATCTGTCACATCAGCTAAGACCGCCACAAACACTTTATTACCTATCACAGCTGAAGAGGTCACAAGAAGCACTGTAGCATCTGCTATGGGAGCAGAAAAAAACCTAACTGGAGCGGAGACAACTACTGCCACTTCTATTCCTCTAGTGGAAACCACCAGAACTAGTTCTGCACTTACCACAGCATACAAGACCACTCCAAGCACTTCAGTGCCAACAACAGCGGCAGGGACCACAAAAAGCACTGCAGCAGATATTACAGAATTAGTGGCCATCAAAAGCACTGTAGAACTTGCACATACCACAGCACTAGAGGCCTCCCAAAGCACTGCTGCTCCTGTAACTGGTGCAGAAACCACAAGAGGCAATGTACCTTCTATCACATTAGCCAAGACagccacaagcactttagtacccACCACAGCACAAAAGTTCACAAGGAGCACTGCATCACCTAttacaggtacagaggccaccaAAAGCACTGCATCACCTACTACAGTGGCAGAAACAACCACAAGTGGAGTGAAGACCACCATACGCACTGTCACTGCTGTTACTGGTACGGAAACCACTGTGAACAGTGCAGCACTGACAACAGCAGCCAAAACCGCTACCAATTCATCAGCACCTACTAAAGCACTAGAGGCCACAAAGAACTCTACAGGAGCAGAAATCACCACAATTGGAGCAGAGACAACTACGAGTATGGCAGctcccatttctgtggctgaaacttCCAGAGCCAGTCCTGCACCTGCCTCAGCAGCCAAGACCACTCTAAGCACTTCACCGACCACAGCACTAGAGGTCACAAACAGCACTGCAGCACCTATTACAGAAGCACAAACCACCAGAAGTGGAGAGgagaccaccacaagcactgctgcttcTATTGTTGGAGTGGAAACCACCAGAGACAGTGCAACACCTACCATTGAAGACAAGTTTACTAGAAGCACTTCAGCACATACCACAGCACCAGGGACTACAAAAATTACTTCAGTGACTACCACAGATGCACACACTACAACAAGCGCTTTAGGATCAAGCAAAGCATCAGAGACCATAAAAATCACATCTACTACAGAACAAGGGGTCACAAAAAGCACTGCTGGACATACAACAGGAGCAGAGACCACTGCAAGCTCAGCatcacccttcacagcagcacagttCACCACAGGCATTCCAGCACCATTCACAGCAACAGAGACAAGCACAAGCAGCGCAGCACGCACGAAAGACACAAAGTCCACAAGTGCAATAGCAGGTACAATTCTCTTCTTTGAACCTGGCATTTCACTGTCACTGTTCTCCTCTGTGTGCTCTGTTACACCTCTCCCTCTCTACTTCGATTttcctcagtgctttaaatgggcaggtactacaTGGTACTGAGTGCCTGCACTTCATCATTTGATAggcggagtacctgcacttctcagtactgctgtaaTATGGTTAATagcagagagtacctgcacttttagtGGGAAACAGACACTCTAAATAGTAAATACCTGCTCTTTTATGTTTCAGTTTAAAGCACTGGTTTTCTTTCTTTGGAATGCGCCTTTAAAAGCTAAAAGCCGGAACTGAACATCAGCTGCTGAGCAAACATGCTCTTGTTTTTGCATTGTCTGAGTATCTCTAGCACACATGTTACTCCATGTTAAACTATATATTATACCATGGTATTATCAAAGACAGACACTGAATATGAAAACCTAGAATTCAGTAGAATGTGTAATGTATTTCACACAGGGCCAGTAACAGAAGAGGTTATTTATCCTGTAACTGAGAAGCCAGCAGAGCAACTTCCGGGGGTGAACACTACAACAACTCAACAAACCACACTGACATCAACAACCATTGGAAGAACATCGACGAGCAAAGGTAAGACCAGGGTTATAGTGGACATGAGCTGTCAATCCTGGTAGATACCACAAATCATGGGAGCGCACATTGCACATAAGGGAGTTTCCTTGGGACTTTTTGGGAATGATGGGGTATGATGGGTGTACAGATTAGCCCATGACCTTCCTACACTCAGACGAAAAATcactgatgttggtgggtgtgtgatgACATCACCATCCAGTCACCAGATGgccacctccacctccaagagcTTGTATTTGCCAGAAATTAGTTTTCCTTTACTTTGTTAAGGGCTACTTCAATTAAAATGTTGCTTTACCTGATGGATGCAAAAACACGCTCACAGCCTCCTCTGACTGTGTGACAGGAAGGAAGGATGCTAAGCAAACCTTTAGGATAGAGTATCATGAACAGAACAATGTACGTAAATTAAATAAATTTTTTAACAATGCCATCTTTGTCACATTCTTTAAGAAATAAGACACCCGGAGCTGACGAACCCTCTGCAAAAAAACACTCAAAGAACAGATAACCAATAAATGACTTAACGAAGTACCAGCATTGGACCATTGGAGTAGTTGCAAGTAGTTAGTTGCCTTTAGAAATCTACCATTTGTTCTGATATTTCGAACCAGGATGAGAATATACTACATGTGCTGATTTCTGCACCTGTTAATATGGCCATGCAAAGTACTTTCCCCCACATTTGCTAAGGGTTTGTGCCCTTGCATATACACGACTCAAAGCGGCGCAACCATCAACTATAGATTATAAAGAACAGCTCTAAAATGTGCTGCGTTGCAGAAGGGCCCCCACAAACCTTTGTCAATTTACATCAATCCTTCCTTCAATTGGAAGTAGAACTAGTAAAGAGGGTCATTAGTATTTGTTTCTGAGCATTCCACATAGTCTATGCATGCTTGGAACATACTTAAATATGGTCTTTTATACCAGAAACTCTAAATGACAGCACTCCAGTAGTGTAAGTCAGTTAAACTTACCACAAGTATCCACCTGAATTCCTACTCTTGTAGGCTCTGAAGTGCTGGTGTGTTCTGCCTGGCATGACGTACATTATATGTCAGTTTCATGTTGCAAACTGGAAGGGTTATGGAATGttcattataaaatatatttaaatattgaaATAAACTTTCTTGTACCTATTTACTAACAATCCTTTGTAAATGTAAACATACATGAATTTTGGATGATCACTTTTTTGAGACTTCTTGGCTATTCTGAATGAAGTCGAAAATGAATTTACCAGAAGGTAAAATAGGTGTGGTTACAAAATATTCAGTTTTAAGTAATTGACCTCCACATATAGGGACTGCACAATCTATTGACTTGTAGTATATTACTAAGGTAATTAGATGTACAGTAATCATCACCAATCCCCATTTGCCTTGTGTATGTGCAGCTTGACAACATGTTTCCAGGTATATATTTCTTTGGTCAGTATTTCAACTTAAAACCTTTAAAATGTGTCTTTCAACTGAATGGAGAAGGCTTTGTATTAAAAGCAATTTCATGGCCTCCTACGGGCTAGGTAAAGTAAACTGAAATAAAGTGGACGCGTTATTGGGGCAAGTACAAGTGCTCTGCTAATCCCAAATGAGCAGATAAATGGAGAATGAAATTCAACCCAAAAGCATCCAACTTCCCATGGACTCCTTTGTACTGAAGCACTGGTACATCTTGTAGATAATGTAGGCCCTGAACGTTTACCTAAAAGGAAAGGGCAGCTTGGCACAGCACCCTGCATGTGTCTTTCTCTCTTGTACCTCTCTATTGAGTTAATCTCCTCAAGGACACTGCACCGCGTGTGCCTTGTGCCTCACACATTCATTATTGTGCCCTCAAACAGGACAGTAAATGTGTAACTATGCACTTCATCTCCATTCTTGCTTCTTGCTTGTGTGCAAAAGTATTTGTACGCTTGTAGCACCCCGCATCTCCCTTTCCAACTCAAGCTTTCAAACTTGTCTTTGAAATTAGCTTGTAATTGCAATGTGTTCTTTTCTACCACTGTTGTAGGTCCCACTACAAGCACTCAAGCACCTACCACAGCTCCACAGTACTTCACAAGCACTGCAGCTCCACAAACCACCTCAAGCACTGCATCTCTTACCAGAGCTCCACAGACccacaccacagctcctaccaaaggtCCAgagaccagcagcacctctgcaggTCCTCAAACTATCCAAACCACTTCAATTCCTGCCACAGCTCTGAGGACTACCAAAGATGCAGCCACTGCCAACACAGCTCAACCAACAACTATGATTACTGTTGTTCCTACGACAGCTCAAGAGGTTACCACAAGCACAGACGTACCGACCaaaagatcagagtccaccaaaacCACCCCTACTGCAACAGTGATAGGTGGTGATGGCACCATAATCCCTACAAACCCTACCACAACAGCAGAGAGCACCACAATTGCTGcaacaacaaccacaacaacaacCACTATCGCAACAACTGCTGCAACAACACCATTAGACAAGATCATCACAAGCACTTCAAGTCTTAGTGCAAGAGCAGCAGGCACCACAACTACTGCAGCAATGATGACGGAAGAAGAAACCATCACGACCACTGTGGCATCTGCCACAGGAGCTGGCACCACAGAGGCAACTGCAGCATATGCCACAGGATCAGACAccactaaaacttttgcattgCCTATCACGGAAGTAGAGATTACCAAAATCACCACAGCACATGCTACAGGAGCAAAAGCCCAAGCAAGTAGTGCCTCAACTGCCACAGTAGCTGTTTCCACCTCAGTTACAGAGGTACGTGCTCCAGGAGCAGATATCCCAAAAAGTACCACAGCACCTACAAAGGGAGCAGAAACTGCTGCAAGCACTGTTTCACTGAACACAGTAGCAAAGGCTACAACAAGTACCACAGTGCCTACTACAACCTCTGAGGTCATCACAGTCTCTCCACCTCATATGACAGGAGCAGAGAGCACCACAGTCTCAGTACCATCTCCCACAACAGCTAGTAACATCATAACAACAGCCGCAGCAACAACTCTAGGCCAGATATCCACAACTCTAGGTGTCATTACTGGAGAAGAAAGCACTGCAACTACTGCAGCAACTACAGAAGCGAGTAGAATAACCGGGACTACTGCATCATCTACCACAGGAACAGAGAACACTTCAATCACTTCAGCCCCTAACATAGCACTCAAAACCACTTTAAGCACTACAGAAGTAGAGGCCACCAAAAGCATGGCAGCACCTACCTCAGAGGCAGAAACTATAACAAGAACTCTTGCACCTGCAACAGAA
This portion of the Pleurodeles waltl isolate 20211129_DDA chromosome 12, aPleWal1.hap1.20221129, whole genome shotgun sequence genome encodes:
- the LOC138267983 gene encoding serine-rich adhesin for platelets-like; this translates as MASYGLGPTTSTPAPTTAPQYFTSTAAPQTTSSTASLTRAPQTHTTAPTKGPETSSTSAGPQTIQTTSIPATALRTTKDAATANTAQPTTMITVVPTTAQEVTTSTDVPTKRSESTKTTPTATVIGGDGTIIPTNPTTSVESTTIAATTTTTTTTIPTTAATTPLGKIITSTSSFSARAEGTTTTAAMMTEGETITTTVASATRAGTTEAAAAFATGSETTKTFALPFTEVQITKITTAHATGANTQASSASTTTVAMTTSVTEVRATGAESPKSTTAPTKRAETAASTVSLNTVAKATTSTTVRTTTSEVITVSPPHMTGAESTTVSVPSTTTSSNIITTAAVTTLGQISTTLGVITGEESTATTAATTEASRIIGTTASSTTGTETTSITSAPNIAFKTAISTTEVEATKSMAAPTSEAETTTRTLSPATEAGGPTREIQTTWGTATTIAAEGTTRGSSGSTTAAETATSTSLPSTAPGTTSSTGAPTTPANVSKSIAAPSTTAKTSLTTVPSTPASGFIASSASPAGAQSTIITATASTTGGITRSTAAFTTETQATSSTSGSTTSPATTRSSTGAESTKSMAEPTRGSEAITNTVSPTTEAGTPISEAEPTKSTAVRITDSESTRGSVASVTLTEITTSTLLPTTEQAVSRSSVASITDTKATESPASPTTVPETTTTGAETTTSITTPIIGAETSRDSEALFTGTTTTTSTSAPATGAKTTITGAETTITTPIPGAETTRSSSALTTAAKTTSITSAPTTAVEATGSTGTTNTGMVATKNPVSLTTGVETTTVTAETTKSTAAPIGVSETNKGSAAPITVAETTANTATPIPSLEATKSSAAPLTETVAAKSTAELTPTTASRATESTAAPITGAETPRGSIASVTSAMTTTSTLLPTKAQEVTRSTEVPIRSSKATESAASPTTVIESTTSGAETTTSTTTPIIRPETSRFSEALSTATMATTRTSSPTTEHEKTKSSVAPTTGAATIITGAETTSETPITGAETTRASPAPTTPAETTRSTSAALTELVTTISTVQLTRSTELEASQSSAAPITGAGTTRGSVASVTSAATTANIFLPTAAQEVIRSTVPPITDTKATKSTASPTSVAETTPSGAETTTITAPPIIVAETSRGSGALITAARTATSTSSPTTELEATKSSVAPTTAAETTITGAETTTDTSIPGVETTRTSYVPTTGAKATLSTSASSTVAGATKSTTSAITELVATKSIVELTDTTALEESLSTATSIAGAETTRGSVIFVSLAVATTSIMLSTKAQEVTRSTVAPITGTKTTKSPASPTTIAETTPSGVDTTTITAIPIIGAETSRGSAALNTATTAAIKTSAPTTELKAIRSSAAPTTGAETSIIGAETTTATSVPGGESTRTSSAPTTAAKTTSISSGTTTATEATRSAAAAITGMVDTKSPLALTTGAETTTIIAENTKSTEASISASENTKSSATPIAVAETTATTTTPFPSLEATRSSAAPLTEIVATKSTAELTPTTAPRATESIAAPITGGETPGGSIASVTSAKTTTSTLLPTKAQEVTRSTVAPITSSKAIESAATETTTSGAETTTSRTTPIIGAETTWGSEALSTQTTATTSTSAPTTEHENTKSFVAPTTVAETTITGTETTTDTSIPGVETTRTSSVPITGAKTTSSTSALTTAAGATRSTASAITELVATKSIVELTDTTALEVSLITATSIAGAETTRGSVTLVSSAEATTSIMVPTSAQKVTTSTVAPNTGTKTTKSTLSPTTGAETTPSGVETTTITATPIIDAETTRGSAALNTATTTAITTSAPTTELEATRSSAVPTTGAGTTIIGAETTTATSVFGGESTRTSSAPTIAAKTSSISSGTSTAAEATRSTAAAITGMVATKSSVALTTGAKTTTITAETIKHTDASISASETTKSSAGPITVAETTANTSAPFTALRAPGNPTSPITKMVSNKSTAELTPTTSLEAVQSTAAPITDAESTRGSVASVTLTEIITSTLLPTTEQAVSRSTVASVTDKKATESPASPTTVAETTTTVVETTTSTTTLIIGAQTSWDSEALSTATTITTITSTTNITPIPGAETTRSSSALTTAAKTTSISSGTTTAAEATGSTGRSITGMGATRSPAALTTGVETTTTTAEITKSTASPISALETTKGTVAPIIVTTNPTGTSAPTTEVEVMKISKAPTTVVETTITRAETTTTTPTTAAENTITNSAPTTAAKTTANTSAPITALEATRSPTASITEIVSTKSTAEHTPTTAPRATEGTVAPINRAETPKGSIASVTSAKTATNTLLPITAEEVTRSTVASAMGAEKNLTGAETTTATSIPLVETTRTSSALTTAYKTTPSTSVPTTAAGTTKSTAADITELVAIKSTVELAHTTALEASQSTAAPVTGAETTRGNVPSITLAKTATSTLVPTTAQKFTRSTASPITGTEATKSTASPTTVAETTTSGVKTTIRTVTAVTGTETTVNSAALTTAAKTATNSSAPTKALEATKNSTGAEITTIGAETTTSMAAPISVAETSRASPAPASAAKTTLSTSPTTALEVTNSTAAPITEAQTTRSGEETTTSTAASIVGVETTRDSATPTIEDKFTRSTSAHTTAPGTTKITSVTTTDAHTTTSALGSSKASETIKITSTTEQGVTKSTAGHTTGAETTASSASPFTAAQFTTGIPAPFTATETSTSSAARTKDTKSTSAIAGTILFFEPGISLSLFSSVCSVTPLPLYFDFPQCFKWAGTTWY